The Mucilaginibacter terrenus genome has a segment encoding these proteins:
- a CDS encoding GIN domain-containing protein, producing the protein MKAKFLTIATIITLATATFTTSFAADKNIKAQEEVSTVLSVAQINKIEIRGNVELFVSDGSADQVKVYNRYYAESAMVQNENGVLRIASYTDKKLVVWVTAADLRAISAYDNAEVKSFGNLSKIDLDVTLNNNASAQLNLDAFKASITVNDRAKANISGNVNDCAIIRDQSATLNQTGLVAVNKMEKTTNLFVQPKADVANVATL; encoded by the coding sequence ATGAAAGCGAAATTCTTAACCATAGCAACCATCATCACATTAGCAACTGCAACCTTCACAACCAGCTTTGCAGCCGACAAAAACATTAAAGCACAGGAAGAAGTAAGTACCGTACTTTCTGTAGCACAGATCAACAAGATCGAGATCCGCGGTAACGTTGAACTCTTCGTGTCTGACGGCAGCGCCGACCAGGTGAAAGTTTACAACCGTTACTATGCCGAAAGCGCAATGGTACAAAACGAGAATGGCGTACTGCGCATTGCATCATACACCGACAAAAAACTAGTGGTTTGGGTAACTGCTGCCGACCTGCGTGCCATCAGCGCTTATGATAATGCCGAAGTGAAATCTTTTGGTAACCTGTCTAAGATTGACCTGGATGTTACCCTTAACAACAACGCTTCTGCACAGCTTAACCTGGATGCCTTTAAAGCAAGCATTACGGTTAACGACCGCGCTAAAGCAAATATCAGCGGTAACGTTAACGATTGTGCCATCATCCGCGACCAAAGCGCTACCCTAAACCAAACCGGCCTGGTTGCTGTGAACAAAATGGAAAAAACCACCAACCTGTTCGTTCAGCCTAAGGCTGATGTAGCCAACGTTGCTACCCTGTAA
- a CDS encoding citrate synthase, with product MSNTAQLTIGDKTYELPVIEGTEGEKALDISKLRDQSGYVTLDIGYKNTGATKSAITFLDGEVGVLKYRGYSIEQLAENSTFTEVAYLLIYGELPTADQLKSFEHQISCHTLVHEDMKKFFDGFPSGSHPMGQLSSLIGALAAFNPDSLKQGLTADEVNLEIIKLIAKMSTIVSWIYKKSLGHPVIYPRNKYDYVTNFLHMTFGQRTEDIEIDPVVVDAMNKLLILHADHEQNCSTSTVRIVGSSDANLYASISAGISALWGPLHGGANQAVVEMLQKIKADGGDVDKWVAKAKDKNDPFRLMGFGHRVYKNFDPRAKIIKKACDDILDKLHIKDETLDIAKKLEEVALSDPYFVERKLYPNVDFYSGIIYTALGFPTEMFTVLFALGRLPGWIAQWKEMKTNKEPIGRPRQIYVGAVDREYTDISTR from the coding sequence ATGTCCAATACTGCACAACTAACAATTGGTGATAAAACATACGAACTGCCTGTAATAGAAGGCACTGAAGGCGAGAAGGCGCTGGATATTTCCAAGCTGCGCGATCAAAGCGGGTATGTAACCCTTGATATTGGTTACAAGAACACCGGCGCCACAAAAAGTGCTATCACCTTTCTGGACGGAGAGGTAGGTGTACTAAAATACAGGGGTTACTCTATAGAGCAGCTTGCCGAAAACTCCACCTTTACAGAAGTAGCTTACCTGCTTATATACGGTGAATTGCCTACGGCCGACCAGCTGAAGAGCTTTGAACACCAGATAAGCTGCCATACCCTTGTGCACGAGGATATGAAGAAGTTTTTTGATGGATTCCCTTCAGGCTCGCACCCGATGGGTCAGCTTTCATCATTGATAGGGGCACTTGCAGCCTTCAACCCGGATTCGCTTAAACAGGGCCTTACGGCAGATGAAGTGAACTTGGAAATTATTAAGCTGATCGCTAAAATGAGCACAATTGTTTCCTGGATATACAAGAAATCCCTTGGCCACCCGGTGATCTATCCGCGGAATAAATATGATTACGTTACCAATTTCCTGCACATGACCTTTGGTCAGCGTACGGAAGATATAGAGATTGACCCGGTAGTTGTTGATGCGATGAATAAGCTGCTTATCCTGCATGCCGATCATGAGCAGAACTGTTCTACGTCAACTGTGCGCATTGTTGGCTCGTCAGATGCTAATCTTTACGCTTCAATATCAGCAGGTATTTCTGCATTATGGGGTCCGCTGCATGGCGGTGCAAACCAGGCTGTAGTAGAAATGCTGCAGAAAATAAAGGCTGACGGCGGCGACGTAGATAAGTGGGTTGCAAAAGCTAAAGACAAGAACGACCCGTTTCGTTTGATGGGTTTTGGGCACCGCGTTTACAAGAACTTCGACCCGCGTGCTAAGATCATTAAAAAAGCATGTGACGATATCCTGGATAAACTGCACATTAAGGACGAAACGCTGGATATAGCTAAAAAGCTGGAAGAAGTGGCCCTTAGCGATCCATATTTTGTAGAGCGCAAGCTTTACCCTAACGTTGATTTTTACTCAGGTATCATTTATACAGCTTTAGGTTTCCCTACCGAAATGTTCACCGTGCTGTTTGCCCTTGGCCGTTTGCCGGGATGGATAGCCCAGTGGAAAGAAATGAAAACCAACAAGGAGCCCATCGGTCGTCCGCGCCAGATATACGTAGGCGCTGTTGACCGGGAATATACCGACATTAGCACCAGGTAA
- a CDS encoding head GIN domain-containing protein, which yields MKKAVRILTISAAVISLISFSSCKRFRPVRGSGVSATEKRTVVDFEKIDISGGFNVHIRQDSSSAVTITADDNLLKYIKTSVEGGKLRIYSTRNFFGGSNVSVSVGFKHLRALEASGGVEVVGDGHINTGDFDLDLSGSTNVKLDITAARVHTEGSGSTEISLKGQATSHDIDMSGSGTVDALDFVVGKYNIETSGASHCRINVLTDLSVHTSGSSEIEYRGNPSNVNSDKSGSSSITKIN from the coding sequence ATGAAAAAAGCAGTCCGCATACTTACCATATCAGCAGCAGTAATTAGCTTAATAAGTTTCTCGTCGTGCAAAAGGTTCCGGCCTGTGCGGGGTTCTGGCGTATCTGCTACCGAGAAACGCACTGTTGTAGATTTTGAAAAGATTGATATCTCGGGCGGCTTTAATGTACATATAAGGCAGGATAGCTCGTCGGCCGTTACCATTACTGCTGATGATAATCTGTTAAAATACATCAAGACCAGTGTAGAAGGGGGTAAGCTGCGCATATACAGCACGCGTAATTTCTTTGGCGGCAGCAACGTGAGCGTAAGTGTTGGTTTTAAACATCTGCGCGCGCTTGAAGCATCAGGCGGGGTAGAGGTAGTTGGCGATGGCCACATCAATACCGGCGACTTTGATCTGGACCTGTCCGGCTCTACCAACGTAAAGCTGGATATTACCGCTGCCCGTGTACATACCGAAGGCAGCGGAAGTACCGAAATTTCGCTGAAAGGGCAGGCTACCTCACATGATATTGATATGAGCGGCAGCGGCACTGTAGATGCGCTGGACTTTGTAGTAGGCAAGTATAATATAGAAACATCGGGAGCGAGCCATTGCCGCATTAACGTACTTACCGATTTAAGCGTACACACCAGTGGCTCGTCAGAAATTGAGTACCGTGGTAATCCGTCAAACGTGAACAGCGATAAGTCAGGTTCATCTTCTATCACCAAAATTAACTAA
- a CDS encoding GIN domain-containing protein — protein sequence MKTKFLTIVATVILAVVSTTATSFASEKNNDKEVSTVLTNVSHINKIEVRGNVELYVSDGTADQVKVYNKYYAESALVQGQNGVLRIASYKAEKLVVWVTAADLREINAYDDVEVKSFGSLSKIDFDVNLHNNATAALNLDAYRTSLTVNDNAKVTLTGSVNEYNVSYSESAKIVNDNFISVNETKTQIPSRSAKRELAVL from the coding sequence ATGAAAACAAAATTTTTAACCATCGTAGCTACAGTAATTTTAGCAGTGGTTAGCACAACAGCAACAAGTTTCGCTAGCGAAAAAAATAACGATAAAGAAGTAAGCACCGTTTTAACAAACGTGAGCCACATTAACAAAATAGAGGTGCGCGGCAACGTAGAGCTTTACGTAAGCGACGGCACTGCCGACCAGGTGAAGGTTTACAATAAGTACTACGCCGAAAGCGCTTTGGTACAGGGCCAAAACGGTGTATTGCGCATAGCATCTTACAAAGCAGAAAAATTGGTGGTTTGGGTTACCGCTGCTGATCTGCGCGAGATAAATGCTTATGACGATGTTGAAGTTAAATCTTTCGGCAGCCTTTCAAAAATCGACTTTGATGTTAACCTGCACAACAATGCAACTGCTGCCTTAAACCTTGATGCTTACCGCACCAGTTTAACCGTAAATGATAATGCTAAAGTAACCTTAACCGGCAGCGTTAACGAGTACAATGTTAGCTACTCCGAGTCAGCAAAAATTGTAAACGATAATTTCATCAGTGTAAACGAAACCAAAACACAAATACCATCACGTTCAGCAAAAAGAGAGCTGGCCGTATTGTAA
- a CDS encoding carboxypeptidase-like regulatory domain-containing protein, with the protein MKGFLTLLFLLPLVCLGQITISGKLVNATNNSPVADASVFLSNATVGGKSAADGTFILRNVRPGQYELVVTVVGYETHRQTVMAAAESIALADIKLTPKTNELKEVVVRPDPDRANNYRIFKEEFLGMSKLAKECKILNPDVVDLDFDKTTRKLTGSSSEFIEIENKALGYKIKYLLSTFVKDYKAGSLYFEGSALFEEMKGSEKQKKRWLKNRWIAFEGSSMHFLRSIVRNDVQATGFEALRLIRKLNPDYHGIGDKYIQTLINKPLPVTDYASLTDVKGIFALRYTDCLYLMYTKIRDNSPDNNPIQSLSMPNYLTSILTLTPPYTLFDSNGVILNPSSVGFEGNWGKSRVAEMLPVDYLPPAK; encoded by the coding sequence ATGAAAGGTTTTTTAACGCTGCTATTTCTATTGCCGCTTGTATGCCTGGGGCAAATAACTATTTCCGGCAAGCTGGTAAATGCTACAAACAACTCCCCTGTTGCGGATGCTAGCGTTTTTTTGAGTAATGCCACGGTAGGCGGTAAATCTGCAGCGGATGGCACATTTATACTGCGCAACGTACGGCCCGGGCAATACGAACTGGTTGTTACCGTAGTTGGCTACGAAACACACCGGCAAACGGTTATGGCTGCTGCTGAAAGCATAGCGTTAGCCGATATAAAACTAACGCCGAAAACCAATGAGCTTAAAGAGGTGGTGGTAAGGCCCGATCCCGACCGCGCAAACAACTACCGGATATTTAAAGAGGAGTTTCTCGGCATGTCTAAGTTAGCAAAGGAGTGTAAAATATTAAACCCCGATGTTGTTGACCTGGACTTTGATAAAACAACACGAAAACTGACGGGCTCCTCATCAGAATTTATCGAGATAGAGAACAAAGCTCTTGGTTACAAGATAAAATACCTGCTCAGCACTTTTGTGAAAGACTACAAGGCCGGTTCGCTGTATTTTGAAGGATCGGCTCTGTTTGAGGAAATGAAGGGATCGGAGAAACAGAAAAAACGCTGGCTTAAAAACCGGTGGATAGCTTTTGAAGGCTCATCTATGCACTTTTTACGGTCGATAGTACGGAATGATGTGCAGGCTACAGGTTTCGAGGCGCTCAGGCTGATCAGGAAGCTTAACCCCGACTATCATGGTATCGGCGACAAGTACATACAAACCTTGATTAATAAACCCCTGCCGGTTACAGATTACGCCAGCCTTACAGATGTGAAAGGCATATTTGCACTGCGATACACCGATTGCCTTTACCTCATGTACACTAAAATACGTGATAACAGCCCCGACAACAATCCCATACAATCCCTTTCTATGCCTAATTACCTCACCAGTATATTAACCCTCACCCCGCCATATACCCTTTTTGATTCCAACGGCGTAATACTCAACCCATCAAGCGTTGGCTTTGAAGGTAACTGGGGCAAAAGCCGCGTGGCAGAAATGTTGCCCGTAGATTACCTGCCGCCTGCAAAGTAG
- a CDS encoding PAS domain S-box protein codes for MSFKDRPLLLIENDHTIDRLLLLGLLIASPSLHYLCYYNSYDPIWLRAVNSCLSAIAFAVSFTGYKQVYRYLTYATILSYLAINNCILLGVNGFEHVYLFSSITIFISLTIFCKKRWEFITLSTLNLGAVLTAYFTAPTLYISGSVLVVLLLVFTVIAYISFFVMINYQMQFKKAVNEVVELNKSLLQNDEKLRRSRTQLHAVISSVNDTIFELDEDSICLNAWFGANSPAYITREQFLNKPLFEQMGAEQAKPLIAVFNAVKENRIAQSIDFPSVYGQGKWFTGKASPVFDVNGEYLHRISVSVTDITAQKQRADALLESERLLQQAQTIAKMGNWWYDSATRENHWSDNLFKILEIEEIPEGMTKFEYYLTLVHPDDKDRVKHWLQNINVGTEDNVQHKFLSPNGKLKYLKVIRGDIQRGEDGLMERVVGIIQDVTEARLADKAVKLSQKELLEAQAIAKIGNWKWDSTSNMLSWSDEVNSIYEVEMNTMPASRFGKMLLKYVHPDDKYIIKYLFHNPETVGTSYEYRIITPKGNVKHISVISGKLLYREDGSVRKIIGTLQDITQRKQAEINHKTTENKYRLVLETIKLAAVSLDAQGNIISCNKYLANLLGYHQNDILGMNWMENFVPEGLRDSMKGWFAKNTVKAHHVNPVICRNGETRTISWQNTITYDEDGNLTGTTSIGEDITLQQKARQELIIAKEQAERSSHFKSEFLSIMSHEIRTPMNAVIGTTNLLLSENPRPEQLEYLNTLKFSGENLLAIINDILDYNKIEAGKLVLNKAPFNIHHLAQNIRQTFYAKAVEKHLEIELLVDSNIPEYIMGDQVRLGQILLNLVNNAVKFTKKGKVTIALENEQVNDKEVLIKFKVSDTGIGIAAENLTVIFDPFIQEQQVINNEYGGTGLGLAITKRLVELYNSSIRVISDLGKGTQFSFQILFEVAPVASPQPLIVKDPALPADLSGMNILVVDDNKMNIMIAAKFLKKWKANVDDALNGALAVERVKNKSYDLVIMDLQMPVMDGFEASSIIKELYPALPIIAFTADAMPETNAKALEHGMCDFLTKPFVPDVLFQKVSRHFNLV; via the coding sequence ATGTCCTTTAAGGATAGGCCCCTTCTCCTTATTGAAAACGATCATACTATTGACAGGCTATTGCTGTTAGGCTTGCTTATCGCAAGCCCGTCGCTGCATTACCTATGTTATTACAACTCTTATGACCCAATCTGGCTACGCGCAGTAAACAGCTGTTTAAGCGCCATTGCCTTTGCTGTTTCTTTTACCGGCTATAAGCAGGTATATAGATACTTAACTTATGCTACCATCCTGTCCTACCTTGCTATTAACAACTGCATATTACTGGGGGTAAACGGGTTTGAGCATGTGTATCTTTTTAGTTCCATAACTATTTTTATATCGCTTACCATTTTCTGTAAGAAACGATGGGAATTTATAACGCTCAGCACGCTTAACCTGGGGGCTGTTTTAACAGCATACTTTACCGCCCCAACGCTTTATATCTCTGGCAGCGTGCTGGTGGTGCTACTGTTGGTATTTACGGTTATCGCATACATTTCCTTCTTCGTAATGATAAATTATCAGATGCAGTTTAAGAAAGCTGTTAATGAAGTTGTGGAACTCAACAAATCGTTACTGCAAAATGACGAGAAACTCCGGCGCAGCCGTACTCAGCTACATGCTGTTATAAGCTCTGTTAACGACACGATTTTTGAGCTTGACGAGGATAGCATTTGTTTAAACGCCTGGTTTGGGGCCAACAGCCCGGCATACATCACGCGCGAACAATTTCTGAATAAGCCACTGTTCGAGCAGATGGGTGCCGAACAGGCAAAACCATTAATAGCTGTTTTCAATGCTGTTAAAGAAAACAGGATAGCACAATCGATTGATTTTCCGTCTGTATATGGCCAGGGAAAATGGTTCACGGGCAAGGCGTCTCCGGTGTTTGATGTAAACGGCGAATACCTCCACCGTATATCAGTGTCTGTTACGGACATTACTGCGCAAAAGCAGCGTGCCGACGCCCTGCTGGAAAGCGAAAGACTATTGCAGCAGGCACAAACCATTGCTAAGATGGGCAACTGGTGGTACGATAGTGCTACCAGGGAAAATCACTGGTCTGACAATCTGTTCAAAATTCTGGAGATTGAGGAAATTCCGGAGGGAATGACCAAGTTTGAATACTATCTCACACTCGTTCACCCCGACGATAAAGACCGGGTTAAGCATTGGCTGCAGAACATAAACGTTGGGACGGAGGATAACGTACAACACAAATTCTTGTCGCCTAACGGCAAGCTTAAATATTTAAAGGTTATAAGAGGTGACATACAACGTGGCGAAGATGGCTTGATGGAGCGAGTTGTAGGTATTATACAGGATGTAACTGAAGCCCGCCTGGCCGACAAAGCCGTTAAACTAAGTCAGAAGGAATTGCTGGAAGCACAGGCTATTGCTAAAATAGGCAACTGGAAATGGGATAGTACATCAAACATGCTCAGCTGGAGCGATGAAGTGAACTCCATTTATGAAGTGGAAATGAACACCATGCCTGCCTCACGCTTTGGCAAAATGCTGCTGAAGTATGTTCATCCTGATGATAAGTACATTATCAAATACCTTTTCCACAATCCGGAAACGGTAGGCACCTCTTACGAATACCGCATTATAACGCCAAAAGGCAACGTTAAGCACATCAGCGTTATCTCGGGCAAATTGCTCTATCGCGAGGATGGATCTGTTCGCAAGATCATTGGCACCTTACAGGATATTACCCAGCGTAAACAGGCCGAAATAAACCACAAGACTACCGAGAACAAGTACCGGCTGGTACTCGAGACCATTAAGCTGGCAGCCGTGTCGCTTGACGCCCAGGGCAACATCATCTCTTGTAATAAGTACCTGGCTAACCTGCTGGGTTATCACCAAAACGACATCCTGGGTATGAACTGGATGGAAAACTTTGTACCGGAAGGCTTGCGCGACTCGATGAAGGGGTGGTTTGCCAAAAACACGGTAAAAGCACACCATGTAAACCCGGTTATTTGCCGTAACGGCGAAACACGTACAATAAGTTGGCAAAACACCATCACCTACGATGAAGACGGAAACCTTACAGGTACCACCAGCATAGGCGAGGATATTACCCTTCAGCAAAAGGCACGGCAGGAGCTTATTATTGCAAAAGAGCAGGCAGAACGGTCCTCGCATTTCAAATCGGAGTTCCTGAGCATCATGAGCCATGAGATACGCACACCGATGAATGCTGTTATAGGCACCACCAACCTGTTGCTTTCTGAAAACCCACGCCCTGAACAGTTAGAGTACCTTAACACATTGAAGTTCTCCGGCGAAAACCTGCTGGCCATTATCAACGACATTCTCGACTATAACAAGATAGAGGCCGGCAAGCTGGTGCTTAACAAAGCGCCCTTTAACATTCATCACCTGGCGCAAAACATAAGGCAAACGTTTTATGCTAAAGCTGTAGAAAAGCACCTGGAAATTGAGCTGCTGGTGGACAGTAACATACCGGAATACATTATGGGCGACCAGGTACGGTTGGGCCAGATACTATTAAACCTGGTAAATAATGCCGTTAAGTTTACTAAAAAGGGCAAAGTAACTATAGCCCTTGAAAATGAGCAGGTGAATGATAAAGAGGTACTGATCAAATTTAAGGTGAGTGATACCGGCATTGGCATTGCCGCAGAAAATCTTACGGTTATATTTGATCCTTTTATACAGGAGCAGCAGGTAATTAATAACGAATACGGAGGCACCGGCCTTGGCCTGGCAATAACTAAACGCCTGGTAGAACTTTATAACAGCAGCATCCGTGTAATCAGCGACCTGGGTAAGGGCACGCAGTTCAGTTTCCAGATACTGTTTGAGGTTGCACCTGTTGCATCCCCGCAACCACTTATCGTGAAAGACCCTGCTTTGCCTGCAGATTTATCCGGGATGAACATATTGGTTGTTGACGATAATAAGATGAACATTATGATCGCGGCCAAGTTCCTTAAGAAATGGAAGGCCAACGTAGACGACGCGCTAAATGGCGCGTTAGCTGTAGAGCGCGTTAAGAACAAAAGCTATGACCTGGTGATAATGGACCTGCAGATGCCTGTAATGGACGGCTTTGAGGCGAGTTCCATCATCAAAGAATTATACCCTGCCCTGCCGATAATTGCGTTTACTGCTGATGCAATGCCCGAAACCAACGCCAAGGCATTAGAACACGGTATGTGCGACTTCCTGACCAAACCGTTCGTTCCCGACGTTTTGTTCCAGAAGGTATCCAGGCACTTTAACCTGGTGTAA
- a CDS encoding RecQ family ATP-dependent DNA helicase, whose translation MTPRELLKQFWGHDNFRPMQEEIITSVLNGKDVLALLPTGGGKSVCFQIPALAKEGICIVVSPLIALMKDQVENLKAKGIDAISIVSGMSRREVDLALDNCVYGYTKFLYLSPERLMSELVRERIRYMKVNLFAIDEAHCISQWGYDFRPPYLHIADMRELHPNVPVLALTATATATVKEDIREKLLFKPGSELYQQSFARRNISYVVQDTENKQRKLLDVAHGVKGSGIVYVRTRRETAEIAKFYNDNNIKADYYHAGLSADERAEKQEAWKNNRNRIIVATNAFGMGIDKPDVRFVIHNEMPDSLEAYYQEAGRGGRDEQKAYAVLLYNNTDRIKHQHRYEQNFPAVEEIKQVYHQLGNYCQVAYDAGEGASFDLDLADFCARFKLDALRTLNALKVLEQDEYVSFNESVYLPSRFRFEVLNEELYNFQIQNPAWDPFIKTLLRSYGGAFENYVPMKEFDVARRSGTSTQQVIEALKQLHGVGLLSYLPQTDKPQLTWLKPRQQIKNLYINKVDIDNRKAAYREKMEAVFAYAGHRRCRSQMLLTYFDEQNPPKCGVCDVCLDEKRRKNADEIGENITSEIVQALSVEAVTLDELIGHLKLGTEKEKIETIRGLLDAGKIKTDGERYYL comes from the coding sequence ATGACGCCACGCGAACTGTTAAAGCAATTTTGGGGACACGATAACTTCCGGCCAATGCAGGAGGAAATTATCACCTCCGTGCTGAACGGTAAAGATGTGCTCGCGCTGCTGCCAACTGGTGGTGGAAAGTCGGTTTGTTTCCAGATACCCGCATTGGCTAAGGAGGGTATCTGCATTGTAGTATCGCCCCTCATTGCATTGATGAAAGACCAGGTAGAAAACCTGAAGGCAAAAGGCATCGATGCCATATCCATTGTATCCGGCATGAGCAGGCGGGAGGTAGATCTTGCACTGGATAATTGCGTTTACGGTTATACTAAGTTCCTGTACCTGTCGCCGGAGCGGTTAATGTCTGAGCTGGTCCGCGAACGCATCAGGTACATGAAGGTGAATTTGTTTGCGATAGATGAGGCACATTGTATCTCGCAATGGGGTTATGATTTTCGCCCGCCGTACCTGCATATTGCAGATATGCGTGAGCTGCACCCCAATGTGCCGGTACTTGCGCTTACAGCTACTGCTACGGCCACTGTAAAGGAAGATATAAGAGAGAAGCTCCTGTTTAAGCCCGGTAGTGAACTTTACCAGCAGAGCTTTGCGCGCCGCAACATCAGCTATGTGGTGCAGGATACCGAGAACAAGCAGCGCAAGCTGCTTGATGTTGCCCATGGGGTAAAAGGCAGCGGCATTGTATACGTTCGTACCCGCCGCGAAACTGCAGAGATAGCAAAGTTTTACAACGATAATAACATAAAAGCTGATTACTACCACGCCGGCCTGAGTGCCGACGAGCGCGCCGAAAAACAGGAGGCATGGAAGAATAACCGCAACCGCATTATAGTTGCCACAAACGCTTTCGGTATGGGGATAGACAAACCCGACGTGCGGTTTGTGATCCACAACGAAATGCCCGACAGCCTCGAAGCATATTACCAGGAAGCGGGCAGGGGAGGCCGTGATGAGCAAAAAGCTTATGCTGTACTGCTGTACAACAACACCGACCGTATAAAGCACCAGCACAGGTACGAGCAGAACTTCCCGGCGGTAGAAGAGATAAAGCAGGTTTACCATCAATTGGGCAATTATTGCCAGGTGGCCTATGATGCTGGTGAAGGCGCCAGCTTTGACCTGGATTTGGCCGACTTTTGTGCCCGCTTTAAACTGGATGCGCTGAGGACACTTAACGCGCTGAAGGTGTTGGAGCAGGACGAATACGTAAGCTTTAACGAAAGCGTGTACCTGCCATCGCGGTTCAGGTTTGAGGTGCTGAACGAGGAACTGTACAACTTTCAAATACAAAATCCTGCCTGGGATCCCTTTATCAAAACCCTTTTGAGATCCTACGGCGGCGCGTTCGAAAACTACGTGCCCATGAAAGAGTTTGATGTTGCCCGCCGTAGTGGCACCAGCACACAGCAGGTGATAGAGGCGTTAAAGCAACTGCACGGTGTCGGCCTGTTAAGCTATCTGCCGCAAACGGATAAACCACAGCTTACTTGGTTAAAGCCCCGTCAGCAGATTAAAAACCTGTACATAAACAAAGTGGACATTGACAATCGCAAGGCAGCCTATCGCGAAAAGATGGAAGCCGTGTTTGCGTATGCCGGTCACCGCCGGTGCCGCAGCCAAATGCTGCTTACTTACTTTGATGAGCAAAACCCACCCAAATGCGGAGTGTGTGACGTTTGCCTGGATGAAAAGCGCCGCAAGAATGCCGACGAAATAGGAGAGAACATTACCTCCGAAATTGTGCAGGCACTCTCCGTAGAAGCTGTAACCCTTGATGAGTTAATAGGTCACCTTAAACTAGGTACCGAAAAAGAAAAGATCGAGACCATTCGCGGTTTGCTGGATGCCGGCAAGATCAAAACCGACGGAGAACGGTACTATCTTTAA
- a CDS encoding endonuclease/exonuclease/phosphatase family protein yields the protein MAYYPKLKTGYIPAERRNHVIDKIISLKKQIDETVPDKDLEQNLLLATWNIRDFGKKGGFNPADRLPESYFYIAEILSGFDLIAVQEVNDLAPLEAVLAIMGNNYSYIATDVADPKGGGNGERLTFVYDKRKIWFKNVAGEIVLPPNLLISKAELEIAGDKVVAGKQFRRTPYIVSFQCGWFKFDLCTVHLYYGEDQGEKLQERIEEIREVAAYLSNRADEAFLKEKSLILLGDFNIVSPEHETMKALLASGFEVPKKLRQKTNRDFNKYYDQIAFKTTPEQLEYIETTSNDPKKQNAGVFRIFDNCFNGDDLETYRAELLKTTEGKKAAEKGNDDLLEYYHTWKTWQLSDHNLLWTRLNINNSMKYLESCRLPVE from the coding sequence ATGGCTTACTACCCTAAATTGAAGACAGGATACATACCGGCAGAGCGCCGCAACCATGTCATCGACAAGATTATCTCCCTAAAAAAGCAAATTGACGAAACTGTTCCGGATAAGGACCTTGAGCAAAACCTGCTGTTGGCTACCTGGAATATAAGAGATTTCGGAAAAAAGGGCGGCTTTAATCCGGCCGATCGTTTGCCCGAAAGTTACTTTTACATAGCGGAGATACTGTCCGGCTTTGACCTTATAGCCGTACAGGAAGTAAATGACCTTGCTCCGCTGGAGGCAGTGCTAGCTATAATGGGGAATAACTACAGCTACATTGCAACGGATGTGGCTGATCCTAAAGGGGGCGGAAACGGAGAGCGGTTGACCTTTGTTTATGACAAGCGCAAGATATGGTTCAAAAATGTGGCCGGGGAAATTGTGCTGCCGCCAAACCTGCTCATCTCCAAAGCCGAATTGGAAATTGCAGGCGACAAAGTAGTTGCAGGCAAACAATTTAGAAGGACGCCGTATATTGTATCGTTCCAGTGCGGGTGGTTCAAGTTTGACCTTTGTACCGTCCACTTATATTATGGGGAAGACCAGGGAGAAAAACTGCAGGAACGTATTGAGGAGATCCGCGAGGTAGCGGCTTACTTATCTAACAGGGCTGATGAGGCATTCTTGAAAGAAAAAAGCCTGATTTTGCTGGGCGATTTTAACATTGTAAGCCCGGAACATGAAACCATGAAGGCGCTGCTCGCCTCCGGCTTTGAGGTGCCGAAAAAACTCCGCCAAAAAACCAATCGCGACTTTAATAAATATTATGACCAGATAGCTTTCAAAACCACGCCCGAACAGCTCGAGTATATAGAGACAACAAGTAATGATCCTAAAAAACAGAATGCTGGGGTGTTCCGGATATTTGACAATTGCTTTAACGGGGATGATCTTGAGACCTATCGTGCAGAACTCCTAAAGACAACTGAAGGAAAGAAAGCTGCGGAAAAAGGAAATGATGATTTGCTGGAATATTACCATACCTGGAAAACGTGGCAGCTATCTGATCATAACCTTTTATGGACACGCCTGAATATCAACAACAGTATGAAATATCTGGAAAGTTGCCGGTTACCTGTAGAATAG